In Paenibacillus guangzhouensis, a single window of DNA contains:
- a CDS encoding putative glycoside hydrolase produces MPNQFKLLLLFLGLAMMLTSCESSATRHHKFAQSPKTQDGITPSSYTDEQAQQVLARRLPKKIHARGIYVSGWVAGSNKALNRLLGLLERTDLNTLVIDVKADEGILTYSSSIPLVKEAGADHHPAIQDIRALVRRLKAKQIYTIGRIVTFKDPYLAKKKPEWALHKKNGDVWHDVKGTAWLDPYLEKTWDYNIAIAVEAARLGFDEIQFDYVRFPDNARRVNQEVVFTHQQGRTRAEAIRQFLQRARPAIHAAGAYVSADVFGLVTSEKNDMGIGQVWEQIASEVDYISPMTYPSHYSSGTYGIAHPDLTPGSVIKHAMIDAKKRNEQMSSSNTERVIASNTQNRRSGNAPAEIRPWLQNFTATWVRSHRAYGESEVIQQVKALEGQGIHQFLLWNSKCKYNYK; encoded by the coding sequence ATGCCAAATCAATTCAAATTGCTCTTGCTTTTTCTAGGGTTGGCAATGATGCTAACCAGTTGTGAATCTTCAGCAACTCGACACCACAAGTTTGCTCAATCCCCTAAAACTCAAGACGGCATCACACCTTCCTCATATACAGATGAACAAGCGCAACAAGTATTGGCACGTAGGCTTCCGAAGAAGATTCATGCGCGAGGGATTTATGTATCTGGGTGGGTTGCAGGGAGTAACAAGGCGTTGAATCGATTGCTCGGGCTGCTCGAACGGACAGATTTGAATACCCTTGTTATTGATGTGAAGGCAGATGAGGGGATTTTGACATACTCTTCTTCTATCCCGCTAGTGAAGGAAGCTGGTGCGGATCATCATCCTGCCATTCAAGATATTCGTGCCTTAGTCCGTAGATTGAAAGCTAAACAGATCTACACGATAGGGCGTATTGTTACTTTTAAAGATCCATATCTCGCGAAGAAGAAGCCAGAATGGGCATTACATAAGAAAAACGGAGACGTATGGCATGACGTGAAAGGTACAGCATGGCTAGACCCGTACCTTGAGAAGACATGGGACTATAATATTGCGATTGCGGTAGAAGCTGCACGATTAGGTTTTGATGAGATCCAGTTCGATTATGTGCGGTTTCCAGACAATGCGAGACGTGTTAATCAGGAGGTTGTTTTTACGCATCAACAAGGCCGAACACGAGCGGAAGCCATTCGTCAGTTCCTTCAACGCGCTCGTCCAGCGATTCATGCTGCAGGTGCTTATGTATCTGCCGATGTATTCGGACTGGTCACGTCCGAGAAGAATGATATGGGGATTGGCCAAGTGTGGGAACAAATTGCAAGTGAAGTAGACTACATATCGCCTATGACCTACCCTTCCCATTATTCCAGCGGGACTTATGGAATCGCCCATCCGGACTTGACGCCTGGCAGTGTCATTAAGCATGCGATGATCGATGCTAAGAAACGGAATGAACAAATGTCATCCTCGAATACAGAGCGTGTTATCGCATCCAATACGCAGAATCGACGTTCAGGCAATGCTCCCGCAGAGATCAGACCCTGGTTGCAGAATTTTACTGCCACATGGGTGCGCTCTCATCGGGCTTATGGGGAGAGCGAAGTAATTCAGCAAGTTAAAGCGTTAGAGGGACAAGGGATACACCAATTTTTGCTATGGAATTCGAAGTGCAAATATAACTACAAATAA